The DNA region ATATCGATGAATCAATGACATCTTTTCGTTTGGTAGATTTTGAACCTTCATCTACCATTGTTTCCATACTTACCGGGTCATGGCGCCTCTTAATACTACTCTCAGCATCCATTCTAGCAACAGAGCCTGCAATTTCTTCATCATTTTGAGTGATACACAAATCAAAAGATGGACCATCATCATAATGGTGCACATAATTGTGTATACCTCTAGTAACTCTGCATGGAGTGCTTTTCTCCGCCATTACACCAAAAAATCAAAGCAACATGTAGTAGAAACCCTAACAATGGCGGAAACCCTAACAATGGCGTAAAATCAAATAATTGGAAgaatatatttaacaaaataaacaaaaatttgtaaaaaaaactCCTAAATAACTTACCTAGAAATGCGCAGCAAGAATTTAGGTAATGGAATCGGTGGAGGATCGTGTATAGATATAATGGAGAAAAAATCGGAAGAGATTGAGAGACAATGAGagagaaaatgggttgatgaGGGGAAAATATGAATACAAGCCTTATGTTGCggttggttttttattttaaccgTGTTTAAATGTTTTAGTTATGTACAGTAATTGATATACACCTTTTAGTTATGGGATGTAATTAATTTAAAGTATAGCTACTAGATATAAATAAGGCCTAATGTTATCTACACCATGTAGATTTCCATTTAAatttaatcttttattttttactataatttaaaattacatTTAGGTTGGAGCTTTGATTAGGGGCAAAAGATAAAAGCAAGACTTAAATTAGATCcaaagtactccctccggatcaaaaaaagtatccgcttaacattttttttttgtcaaaaaaaatctacttattaaatcaagaacAATTAATGTTATCTTTTTAGATTTGCCTTTATTAAGTGTTAGTGATCAATTCTCAATGTTTATTTAATAGAGGTAGTTtagtcaatatatatatatatatatatatatatatatatatatattttttttttttttttttaagtgaatAGTTTATGTCAGCAAGAAACGACTAAATGAATTTCAAGCGCAGTATAAAGTAAGGTTTATGCGCTCAATTTGGGACTAAGAAAAACGTGTTGTCACAGGGTAGTTTTGTCATAGAAAAGTATGCTGGACTTTGTCAAGTCTCAAACTTTGTCATATGATAGTAGTCTTATTCGCGGCTTCATCGTCATGCTaatctataaatatttgatgTTCAAACTCGAGGCTTTCTTTGAAATTACTCGGAAAAATCTACATATATTTGGAGTCACAAACACATTGAAAACATCAACTTagacaatataaataagaatctTGTCTCCGTAGAGTTGTCTGGAGGTTCTCAATTAACTTTCTCCGAAGTGGTGATTTGCCTCGACTTTTCTGTACCCAatcttttttaaataattaaaacacaTCATTCTGCAATTTACTGATTGTGTTGTCAACCCAATAGCTTGTGGTCTAAGAAACAATGGAGATGGAGCAGCAGTTGGAGTGGAATGAAGCACAGAAGATTGTAATAAATGTAGACCTTATTGCTGCAGCCAAACAGCACCTTGAGTTTCTTGCTACCATTGATAGGAACCGTTGGCTCTATGAAGGCCCTGGTTTGAATATGGCAATTTATAGGTAAATCCCCATAGTTGAAATTTTCAGTATTGTTCCCTTAGCTATGATTTTACTGCTTGTTCAGATAGCTTTCTTTAttagacatttttattttgtcttctGGTCTTGGGGTAATATTGCATTGAGTTGAGTATAATAGTAAATGCCAGATACGCCATCTGttgaatttgtttgtcttagtttgacttggcatggagtttaagaaaataaagaatgaCTTTTGAATCTTGGGATCTTAAACTAAAGTTGTCTGTAATGTACCAAAACGCCCTTTGAATCTCCTagtcttaaatatgtcatgtaTGTCATGTAGGTATTTGTGTGTAAAGAGTTACCAAATATAGAAagtaacattcttttttaaatggaggaaagtaagacaaacaaattgaaacggagagagtagTAATTTAGTTTTGAAGTTCTTCGCTTCTTGCTCAAGTTGTGTATTATGTTCTGTGATCCTTGAAAGGGACTTGAGATTGTTTCTGTTATATAGGGAATTTGACATTGATTCATgtatttcagatttttttttattttgtaaaactTGCGAATGAAAATCCCTATTTCAGGTACAATTCGTGTTGGCTACCGTTGTTGGCAAAACACTCTGAGTGCCCCTTCTTTGAAGGACCTTTGGTTGTTCCCCTTGATTGTGAATGGGTTTGGCATTGCCATAGGCTCAATCCTGTAAGCTTTTGAACTATTGAAACATTTGTTTTCAGTTTTACCTTTGTGACTGAGTGCTTTTTATGACACATGGAATGATTATTCTGCCTTTCCAGGTTAGATACAAGACTGACTGCGAGCAACTATATGGGAGGATTCTTGACAACCATAACATTGTATCTTCTTTGAAAGGAATATCAAAAATGGAAACAGAAGAGACATGGAAAAATTTGTATCCGAATGAACCGTATGACTTGGATTCAGCAAGAGCTCTTTCAGATAAAAACCCTGCACAAATTCTAGAATCTGAAAACTGCAGTAACTATGATTTAGTCTCTGCTGTTAAAAGGCAAAGCCCCTTCTTCTACCAGGTGAGCAAAAGGATGCAAACACTTCATTTAGTAAAGCACAGGCCGAACAATTAAGAAATTCAGTTTGTCAAAACTCAGAAACTTTAACTTCTGTTATAactttatttgaatataaagcTTGAGTGCTTGACAATCAATGGTCCGGGACAAACTTTATAAACAGAATGATATAGGAGAATCTGAAAGGCATGAATAAGGAAAAACCAGAACTGGGAGGTAGAGAAGTGAAGTAGCAAACTTCAACTATCTCTTGCAAATTATGGTGGATGGTAATGTGGCTGTTTGTCGTTTATCTTTTGCATTATCGGGACTGGTGTATAAGTTAGCAtgttttcttatgattttttGTTGATACCAGATTGTTCAGACATGCTAGTATGTTACACATCATTTGAGGTCTTATATCATGTATTTCCTCCAGGTGTCTAGACCCCACATGACAAATGAGGTCTATCTTGAAGGAGCTGTGGCTCGATACAAgggtttcttacacttaatCCGGAGAAACATAGAAAGATCAATTAAGAGCTTCTCTGTTCCAACTTATGACATTGACCTTATATGGCACACTCACCAGTTACATCCTATTTCGTATTGTAAAGATCTTGTTGATATCATGGGTAAGGTGTTAAATCATGATGATACTGATTCAGACAGAACAAAAGGGCAGAAGCTGGATACTGGGTTTTCTGGAACTACAAAACTCTGGGAGGAAATATATGGTTTAAGATATTGGAGGGCAGGTGCAATGTATAGAGGAAATACACCATCTCCTCTTAGAACTTGTGCTTACGCCTCCAATCCCGTGAGCAAGAAGGAAGATACCTTCCATGCGGATCAGAAGATAATTCATCTTCCAGAGATGAAAGTTTTGGAAGTAATTTTCTGTATCTTTTCTGGTTGTTTCTAAAGCCtgttttgcttttgtttttattttgttgggGTTGTGATATAATTTGGTATATACATTCAATGAAATTCATTAGTGTTACATCTTTAAAATAGTATATAAAGAGGGAGAGTTAGAGATAATCAATTCATTCCATGCTACTTCAATGGGGCATCAATTATATGATTAAAACTTTAACCTTTGTTAGGAAATTTAAGCCTGCTGTTCTCTATCTTATTTTGTTAGATTAGAATTGGGTCAACGCATTTTTGTGTAACCTCAATTGCTTGATCGCCAACAACAGAACAGAATCACCTTTTCGTCTGTCCTAATCTTCAATGCCGTTGATAGAACTATTGCCATTTCTTAGGTTCTTCATCACCCATACATTATACAGTTATCATCTGTTAAAACTGATTTAGCTTTGAACTACGTGATGTTCAAAGTTTGTAACTTTTAGCAACTACTTTTACAGGTCATGTTGGAGATCATAGGCATAAGAAACTTACCTGAAGGTCACAAGGGAGGCTTCTTTGTTTACTTTAGCAAGTCACAGCCTGATAGAATCTTCAATGCAAAAAAGAAACTTACTATTTTCTCTGAGACTGGGGAAAAGCAGGTTGCTTACTTCCAATGTGAACCTTGTGGACATCTTCTATTAGAAATCATGTCCCAGTCATCCCATCATTTGTCGATTTCAAAATCTGTTGAAGTTATAGGTTCTACTGCTCTCTATTTAAACGATTTGACTTGCCCAGCTTCAAAACTCACAATGGAGAAATGGTTGGAAGTTGTGCCAACCAATAAAGTAGAAGCATTGGAACCAATCTGTATACGAGTAGCTGTATCAGTTACAACACCTAGTGCTGCACCATATGTGTTTCACATGGTTTGCGCCGGAGCATTCTCaaaaatttcttgttttttcaCATTTCGTGGAAGGATTCAGTATGCAAAGAATTGGACTCGTGTCATTGATGATGCTGGTGATGAGATCGTTAGCCTACAAATGAGGTATGTATTTTTTTGGTATACTTTGCTGTTAGTGTTGTTCTAGTTCTTGACTTTCTCATAGATCTGCATGTTTGTTTGTGTATATATCTGCTTTACTTTTCTTTTACCTCTAATTCAACATTTACGTTTCAATCGATTGTAACATCTTGTTTCGGTCATATAGTTAACACTAAAGATAACCTTTAACATCAGTATCAAATTATTGAGAAAGTTGTTGTTCCTTTAAAATGAACTTGGAGTAAatccttttttatgttttaaattaGGCCTAACTGATTGATTTGATGGAAGGGAACCATCTGATAGTTGAAAGTGCATAGAATAATGTACTTGTTTTGACTTTAAGTGAGAGTTCTAAGCACTTCTACAATTCCAGTGAACTTGTTAAATTAAGAAAAGTTAAAAACTGTTGTCACCTTTACTTCTTAACTGTCAGCTGTATTGAACTTTATCTATTCTCCTGAAATTCATGCTTTAACTGCAGGAACTCCAAGATATCAAAGAGAATGAGTGATTCTACATTGCAAAAGGAGTTGATCGGCATCAACAAAGCTGGTGAGACGCATACTCTTGCTAAGTTAGTTGGGAAAGCGTGGTTGTTAATGGATTCCCACTGGTCCCTCCAATTTCAAACTTGCAGTGGCGATGATGGTTACCTTTTGGAGTTGGTTGGTGGTTCCAGGATTGTGAGTTTTCTCCTCTACTCCTTTCAATATTTTCCTTAATACAGGGTAGATTCATAAACATGCGCATTAAATGCCTAAGAGTACCACTATTCACAAATTTACTGGGCTATTGATCGTAATTTTGAGGATTTCACAAGTTCACGTGGTCTTTGCTCTCCATAACGTACAGTTCCATACTCATTTCACAGATAAAGTTCTTCCCTGGTCAAAAATTGGATTATGAGCACAAGCATTGTGCAAAGGGAAGAAATCAAGATGATTTTATGACGGCAATTGAATTCTCTTCAGAGCACCCATATGGAAGGGCACTGGCGTTGCTCGACTTAAAATGTGGTGTTATCAATGTAAAGTGATTATATTCATTTACAATACATCACTTGTTTCAATTTCAAAACATGGGGTTACATCTGCCTGACTGAACATGTTTCTTTTAAAAAACAGGTCAAAGAGGAGTGGTTACTTTTGCCTGGCATCATAACAGCTTTTATACTAGGTGATAttttgagaaagaaagggtatAGCAGCTTGCTGAGCATTGgcaacaatttgagggataaGAATACTTCAATTGAAGAAACTAATGCATGCAATGAATAGGGCAACAAAAGTAGTCTGAAACTCTGATGCTGAGAAGGCAATGAATGTTGGAAATGTGTGTTTATACTTGTTAATATGCTTGTGTATCTGTTTGTGCAGGTGTGTATGAtgtatataataatgtataaaagctGAATAAGTTTCTGAGTTCTCAATTATTTGCTTGGTATGGTGACTGTTTCAGCCAAAATTTATGATAACTGGGTAGTAACAAGAGTCATCGGAGGAAGACTAACTAAATTGACGGATTCTTAATTccttatgataagcatactgcTATCTTTTTTACCACGCATCTCGAGTTAATGATGCAAAAAATATCTTTAAATCGGTTTGTCTCTAGTTTTTACACCATTTACTTTGACAAAATGGACTTCAAACAAGTGAAAAACCTAAGCGCAGAGAGATACATAACGTGGCAGTCTCTCAAATTTAGTGTAGTAGGATCGTTGTCATTCAGCACAGAGTGGCCCCACGCACTTAACAACCGTTGTGTAGTAAGCATTTGCTAACTTTTGCCGCATAGCTAACGTGCATAATACAACTTGCAAGTCAATTTCATGATGTGTTTTTCTATGTTCCAATGCCTAAAAGGAAATTTAATTGTAGAAATTCCGAAGGTAAATAAACATGGATTATGACAGCAGAGGCAgatgtatataaaaaatagCATAGTTACAGCATAATTATACTTACACTATTTTTAACTCGAAGTATGTATACatagttaaaaaatataaaaatgactCTCTGTATATGCTCGAACCATTGACTTCAATCCTAAATCTACATATCTATGGAAGTGGGAAAGTAAAAGATGCAGCCAGATAATAAAGCATAGGGCACCCAAGATACATATACTGTGT from Lycium ferocissimum isolate CSIRO_LF1 chromosome 2, AGI_CSIRO_Lferr_CH_V1, whole genome shotgun sequence includes:
- the LOC132046720 gene encoding glycine-rich domain-containing protein 2-like, translating into MEMEQQLEWNEAQKIVINVDLIAAAKQHLEFLATIDRNRWLYEGPGLNMAIYRYNSCWLPLLAKHSECPFFEGPLVVPLDCEWVWHCHRLNPVRYKTDCEQLYGRILDNHNIVSSLKGISKMETEETWKNLYPNEPYDLDSARALSDKNPAQILESENCSNYDLVSAVKRQSPFFYQVSRPHMTNEVYLEGAVARYKGFLHLIRRNIERSIKSFSVPTYDIDLIWHTHQLHPISYCKDLVDIMGKVLNHDDTDSDRTKGQKLDTGFSGTTKLWEEIYGLRYWRAGAMYRGNTPSPLRTCAYASNPVSKKEDTFHADQKIIHLPEMKVLEVMLEIIGIRNLPEGHKGGFFVYFSKSQPDRIFNAKKKLTIFSETGEKQVAYFQCEPCGHLLLEIMSQSSHHLSISKSVEVIGSTALYLNDLTCPASKLTMEKWLEVVPTNKVEALEPICIRVAVSVTTPSAAPYVFHMVCAGAFSKISCFFTFRGRIQYAKNWTRVIDDAGDEIVSLQMRNSKISKRMSDSTLQKELIGINKAGETHTLAKLVGKAWLLMDSHWSLQFQTCSGDDGYLLELVGGSRIIKFFPGQKLDYEHKHCAKGRNQDDFMTAIEFSSEHPYGRALALLDLKCGVINVKEEWLLLPGIITAFILGDILRKKGYSSLLSIGNNLRDKNTSIEETNACNE